The sequence below is a genomic window from Veillonellales bacterium.
ATTTATTGTTTCGGAACTTCGTCACTTCCGTGACGAGCGTTCCCGCACATCTGGCTTTTTTCCTTACTTACATTGTTTAGTTTTCAAGGAACACTCGGCTGTTCTCAGCCTGCTGCCGTTTGCGACAACGCGCATGGATGCGCTAGTGTCGAGGGTGTGCCATGGACGGCACGCTTACCCGAGACAGCTTTTATATATTACCACAACCATTTCGGTTATGTCAACATATTTTTTTGCGCGCCGCGGGCTGGAAACTTTTAACGCTGTCCATTTTCATTTCCAATAAATTCATTAGCCAAAGGAAAGGGAAATTGAACATATGTACTAGGCACTTCACCAACAACAACGTATTCGGCGACTGGTACTTGTGTATTCACTGCAACACTTTTACTAACTAACGGCACAACAATTCTAATTTGAGTAGTTGCCAATAAATACACCATATGACGGGTCTGATTAATGCCGGCCTGTTCAAACTTATCTACTACTTTTACCTGAACAGTTCCAACCGGGATAATCGTTACCGTAATCTTGGGTCCCATGCTTGCTAACAGCTGACTTCCTAATACTTGACCTATTGGGATAGTAATCTGCTCCTCTGTTATATTTTTTAAAGAATCTTGAACTTTTATCGTTGTATCTGCCGCCAGTTTATTAAATTCCATTGTGTTGGGCTGTATTAACACAACCCGTCCCCGGCTGTCTACTTTCACTGCGACCAGAGTTTGTGGATCAACACTGTTGCTGATATTCTCATTAATAACATCGTTAATTGATTGTGTCGCAATCAAGGTTGCTTTGGTTTCAGCAATGGCTAATAACGTTGGCTTTAAATGACTTTCTACTACCCAAAACCCAATTAAAGCTGTTATACATAAAATGATGATTACAAAAGACCAGGGCGGTACAGTTTTTTTTCTACGTACGGCGAACCTCATTTTTCTTCCTCCCTGTATGATTCAACGTTTGCCCGGTTGACAAAAAATTATACGTAAGGCTCATTTATTATATGCACTATTGCAGCGTTCGTGAATTGAAAATAAATCATTCCTCAAGTTGACTTTTGAATTTCCATTTAATTCTGCTGTCGGCAGGATTTCGCTTGCCCCGCGTATAATTATTTTCATTTAATTATAGATTTTGGGGGATTTTAACCGTGTCTCTACAGACACACTATGCAAATGTTCGGTACTTATGTGGCAATCTAATATTTATGGTATAATTAAGAAACATATTGGATTCTAGGAGGTTAAACATGCAAAGCAATCGTAGCGGTGACCACCAAAATGGTACCCATCATCGCTCAAAAATCAAATATTCCAAAGTTGCATTTGTTTTGCTGGTAGTATTTGTTGTCATACTCACTGGGGCTGGTCTTGGATTTTTAACTGCCAGCATCAATACTCTGCCTAGCCTAAAAGGTGATATTCGTCCTCCCGCCGCTTCGCAGATTTATGATAGTAATGGTAAGTTAATTGCAACTACCCGATCGGTTGAAAATCGGGTTCCTGTTAGCATCAATAAAATCCCAAAAGATTTACAAAATGCTTTTGTTGCCGTAGAAGACGCTCGCTTTTATCAACATGCCGGCATCGATCCCCGGGGAATTTTACGGGCTGTTTGGTCAAACGTAACTGATCGCGGCGTATCCGAAGGCGGAAGTACAATTACCCAGCAATTAGCAAAAAATGCCTTACTTTCTCAGGAAAGGACCTTGAAGCGTAAAATTCAGGAAGCCTTTTTAGCTTTACAAATCGAACGCCAATACACGAAAAATGAAATATTGGAATTATATCTGAATCAAATTTATTTCGGGCAAGGCGCATATGGGGTTCAGGCAGCCGCGCAAGTATATTTCGGTAAAAACGTAGAAGATTTGAACTTAGCCGAATGTTCCATGCTTGCTGGAATTCCTAAAAGCCCGAACTATTATTCTCCTATGAACAATCTAAAAGCAGCTCAGGCACGACAGGCAACCGTTCTGGAGCAAATGACGAAATACAATTATATTGATCATAATAGCGCAGTCAAAGCGGAGAATACAAAAATCACATTAGCTCCCCGCTCCTCCCACTCCGGCAATGACGCTACTACAGCCTCTTATTTTGTTGACTATGTCACTCAGCAGCTGATTGATAAATATGGTGCCGATGCCGTCTATAAAGACGGCCTGAAAATTTATACTACACTCGACTTAGATATGCAGGCTGCAGCCGAACAGGCTATGAAAAATTTGCCCTCCTCCCGCACTGACGGTAACGGCATTAAGCAGCCGCAAGGAGCTTTAGTAGCAATTGACCCGCATACAGGTTATATCAAAGCTTTGGTGGGTGGACGCGGTGACGACCAATTCAACCGAGCGGTAATGGCCGAACGCCAACCTGGTTCTGCCTTCAAGCCTTTTGTTTATCTGGCTGCAATTGAAAGCGGTATGAATGCGGCATCATTTGTGCAAGATACCCCCGTAAGCTTTGGAAACTGGTCCCCGGTTAACTATGATCGCAAATATCGTGGCACTGTATCCCTGCGCACAGCCTTAGAGGAGTCATTAAATGTACCCACAGTCAAACTGGCAAACCAGGTTGGAATTGACAAACCACTATACTATGCACAGCAAATGGGCATTTCCACGCTGGTTCTGCAAGGCCCAACAAACGACCGCAATCTTGCATCGTCTATTGGCGGTTTAACTCGCGGTGTAACCCCGCTGGAAATGGCAAGCGCATATGGGGTTTTGGCAAATCAGGGCGTACGAGCCGAACCGATAGCTATTATTAAAGTGCTGGATCGAAATGGCAAGGTGCTCGAACAGAACTCCCCCCGCGAAAAAGCGGTCATTAATGAACGTAACGCCTATACTCTCACGGATATGCTGAAGGGTGTAATTACTCGCGGTACGGGGACAGCAGCAAATATAGGACGTCCAGCTGCAGGTAAAACCGGGACAACCGATGACAATAAAGATGCCTGGTTTATTGGTTTTACACCGGATCTTGTCGCAGCTGTATGGATGGGATACGATAATGACGGTAATTTAGGCAGTGTTACCGGCGGTACTATTCCGGCAAAAATTTGGCATGCCTTTATGATTCGGGCGGCAGCTAAATATCCGGCTCGCGATTTTATCCGGCCAAATGGTTTAGTGATTCCCGAATCCACGGAAGCTGAAGATAAATCGAGTACTTCTGACGGAACTCAGCCAAATGCGTCCAAAAATGAAAAAAAAGACGCTAAAACACCGGAACAGGGAAAACCAGCTGAACATAATGCACCGTCAAATGAAAAGACTTTACCTTTATTGCCCGCTCACTCCGATAAACCATCCGCTCTCCCTCCGGCAAAATCGGATAACAATAAACCGTAAGGAACGCAACCGTGAATAAATTTTAAATCGTACAAAAAAAACACGCATAACAACGCGTGTTTTTTTTCTTTTTGCATATACATTTACTATAAGCTAGTAGAAGTATCTTCTTCAAAGAAGAATAACAAGATAATGATAATGATAATAATCCATAGACCGCTGCCGCCAAAACCACCGCAACCAAAACCGCGCCCCATAGTTAATCCTCCTCCCCCTAATAGTGTAACAAAGTTCGCAGACTCCTGATTACCTCTTCCATGTAATATATGGAGTTGATTTCATATCGGTTACTGCAGGATAGTAAAAAGTTCAAGAACACACTCCAGCGTTTTCCCGGTACCGTAAGTAATTATGAAAGACTAGGAGAATTTTCTTCGAAAAAGAACAATAAAATAATAATGATGATAATCCACCATGAACCACGTCCCCCGAATCCGCCACAATGTCCTGCCATTGAAAATACCCCCCTTAACTGTATCATTTTTAAGGGCGTACCGCCCACCCTTCTACTTTTAATATATGGAATAAATTGTTGAAGTGTTACTCCGCTAAAAGTACATTTTTATTGTAACAAGCGCCGAATATGTTTTGGCGCTTCTGCCGCTGCTTTCACCGACTTCATCGTATTATTAATCACCTCAGTAATATTGCGAACTGCATCAATTTTATTAGTCATTGTGTCTATTCGTCGATCCATTTTCACGTTATCAGACGCCAATGTTAAAATGATGACCATAACTTGGAAAGTAAAATCCGGATTAGTGATCACCCTCCTAAACAATCCCGCTAAATTCCCAACTGGCTGAGCCGTTATTACTGCGGAATTATCCATTGGTTCGTCCTTTACGGTAGTTTGGTGAACGGCTGACACTACTGTTTCATTATCTTCTATTCTTGTATGACGTTGCCGTAACCGCATCTGATCATCCCCCGCCATAGAATTATTTCTTAATCTAATATATGACGTATAACCAAAATCGGTTTCTATTAGGGTATGGACACACACAAATTTGTATAATGCGCATAGATTAGCATAAATAAACCCCGGCTTGCACTTTTAAAATTTATCGGGAGGTGTGATTTTCTTGTTGGAGCAATTCGGCAATGTAATGGAAATGGTTAAAAAAGTTCAGCAAAATGTCGGTAATTTACAAGACAAACTCAAAAATGAGCAAGTAGAAGTGTCCAGCGGCGATGTAATAAAAATAACAATGAACGGACAGCAAGAGGTAATCGCGGTTCAAATAAACAGTCAGTATCTGAATCCGGAAAACGCGGCGCTGCTGCAAGACCTGCTGGTAGCCACTGTAAACAACGCTCTGGTAAAATCCCGTGAATTAAACCAAGCAGCAATGAATAAACTGGCAGAAGATATGAATCTGCCAAAAATCCCTGGTCTTTTTTAAGGAGGGGGCACCATGTCAAACGACACCCCGGATAAATCACTTATACAAACTATCACCAGGATGATCGACTCTTTTACCAATGACAGCATGAATTCCGAAACTTTTATTAGCGCATTATCATTACTTTGCCTGCTCTCCATCCTGAATCGTTCCCAGCCAAGCTCCGTACAGTCAGTTGCGCCCGCAAATCATATTTCTCTGCAAAAAATATTGGGAGAATTAACAAAGTCTGACAATAGCGGCGGCCCTTCTCCTGATATGTTAATGACATTACTCCCGCTATTAAACAGCCCGCAGTTGAAAGCAAAACTGAATCCAGCCAACATAACCGCCATACTAGGTCTTGTCAACAGTCTTGGCGGAAACTCTTCCGATAAACATGACGCTGCCAAACAGGATACAGCCAATGAAGCAAAACCGGAATCGCCCGCCGCAGCCGTAACGACTTCAGCGGCCAGTTCTTCCAGCGAAAAAAACATAGCGGAACCGGAGGAATCGGATAAAAAGCCATTAGGACGATATTTAAATTGGAAAAGTAACTTTTGAGTAAAAAAGCGGTGTGGGATTATTGTTAATTCCACACCGCTTTTTTACTCAAATACAATTTTCTTTTCACCAGTTCAACTATACACAGAGGGGTCCTCCTGTTACGACAAGCGGACAACAGTAGCGCCGTCGCCGCCTTCATTTACTTCACCGATGCTGATATCCCGAACCAGATGATGATTTTTGAGATAAGACCGAACACCTTTACGCAGAGCGCCGGTACCTTTGCCATGTATAACAAGGACTTGATGTAAGCCTGCCAATAAGACATCATCCAGATACTTCCCTAAAACTTCTTCCGCTTCTTCAACTGTCATACCGCGTACATCAATCTGCCTATTGACTTCATTAATTTTTGTAAACTGTATTTCCGTTCTTTTGACCGCCGCTTTCGTTTGCTCCGGCCGGCTTGTTAAACGGCAGGCAGTAAGTGGTACCGTTACTTTCATTGCCCCTAATTGTACTAATAAGTCACTATTGCCCACTGATAAAACCGTTCCCTTTTGCTGTAACGTAGTCACAAAGACGGACATTCCGGGCTGCGCTTGTTCCAATGCGACAGGCTGGGCTGTATCTTCTTCATCATCGCTTGTCAGATTTTCCAAACCTTCGCGCAGTTTGGTTCTGGTATTTTGAATAACCCGTTGCCTAGCCTGCGCATTCTGGGTAAAGGACTGAGCTTTCAGTTCGGCAATCATCTCTTCCGCGGTCCGCCTTGTTTGACGCAAAAGCAGCGAAGCCTCCCTGCGCGCCTTTGCCAAAACTTCAGTTTTATTCCGAAGCAGGTATTCCTGTTCGTTAGTTAGCTTTTCCTGCAATGCTTTGAGTTCTTGCTGTTGACGGGCAACCTCTTCCTGCTGCTGAAGATAGGATTTTTTCTGAATCTCGAGGTTGGTAATCACCGTCTCCAGTTCAGCATGCTCTGTGCTAATCATCTGCTTCGCCCGCTGAACAATGGAGTCCTCCAGCCCCAGCCGCCGGCTGATAGCAAACGCATTGCTGCTCCCTGGGATACCAATCAGCAGCCTGTATGTCGGTTTTAGCGTTTGTATATCAAATTCTACACTGGCATTTTCAATCCCCGGCCTGGAATAGGCAAATGTCTTCAATTCGCTATAATGAGTTGTGGCAATTGTTTTTACCTCAATCGAAAGCAAATATTCCAAAATGGCCATCGCCAGCGCCGCACCTTCATCCGGATCCGTTCCGGCGCCAATCTCGTCAATCAAAACTAAATCATGTACCGATACATGTTTTAGAATTTTAACTAAATTGGTCATGTGCGCGGAAAAAGTGCTGAGACTTTGTTCAATGCTTTGTTCGTCACCGATATCGGCAAAAACCTCTTTGAAGACAGTCATCTCGGACCCAGCGGCTGCCGGAATAAATAAACCGGCCTGGGTCATGAGTGTCAGCAGACCAAGGGTTTTAAGCGTGACAGTTTTCCCCCCTGTATTGGGGCCGGTTATCAGCAAAGTATTAAATTTTTTCCCGATATATATATCCACCGGTACCACTTTGTCTTGGGAAATCAGCGGATGCCGGGCTTTAATGAGCTTGACATATCCCTCCCGATTGATAATAGGTATGGAAGCGTTCATGTCAAAACTAAGCTTAGCCTTTGCAAAGGCAAAGTCAATTTGCGCCATAGCCTGACCATTTTCCCTTAAAGGTATGACCACCTGGCGAATTTTATCACTGATCACTCGAAGAATACGCTCGATTTCATTCTTCTCCGCCGACATAAGCTGCTTGATCTCGTTGTTTAAATTCACCACTGCCATAGGTTCGATAAAAACAGTAGCACCGCTGGCCGACTGGTCATGAACAATTCCGGGAAAGCTATGGCGGTATTCCTGTTTAACCGGAATCGCATAGCGGTCGCCTCTCACCGTTACCAAAGCTTCCTGAAAATATTTTTGATACTCCGTGGATCGTAAAATACTGTCTAATTTTTCCTTAACCCGGTGCTGCGCCAGCCGAATTTCCCGGCGTAGGCGCAAAAGTTCAACGCTGGCATCATCCCGCAGCGTTCCCTGCTCGCTAATCGTACTGTCGATCGCATTCTCAATATTCCGCAGCACGGTAATCGTCGCCGCTATTCGGGCCAAACGGGGAGCCGGCTCAGCCAGCTCGGCAAAAAAATGCCAAATACGCCGGGCGGCATACAAAGTACTTCCAATGGCCAACAGTTCTTCCGGCTCCAGGCTAGCTCCCAGCTCCGCCCGTTTGAGACTGGTGCGAACATCGCGAATTCCCCCTAAGGGAACAGCCGCAATCCCGCCTAGAATAGTCCTTGCTTCAGCCGTTTCACCCAGACGCTCTTCCACTATTTCTATTTCACTGACCGGCTGCAATTCTTCCGCCAGTTCCCGTCCCATAACCGAACCGGCCCGTTCCGCCAGCATGGCTACTATTTTAGGATATTCAAGAATATGAAATACAGCTTGTTCCATTTGCCTCTCCCCTATATTATGCCCCTAAAGTAATGACCTCTAGTAATGTTCTCATGTTCCAGCATACGCAGCTTATCCTCTACCAGCAGCGGATGCTTATTCCCCTGGTCAAGCAATTCCCGATATAGCTGAGTAATTTTGGCTAAATGAGCTGTGTCGCTCTTCTTTCCTTCAATCCGAATCCGCTGAATCCCCAGCTGACTGAATTTCACTACATGGGGCAGCATACTCAGCTCTTTGGCATTCAGAATATGCATACGGCAGTATTGATCGGCTGCCACCGGAAAAAGTTCATCCTTACGATCCTTTAACCAAAAATCTCTTTTGCCGCAGGGCTGACTGCATCTGCCCGTGTGCAGCTGCCCCAAATAACTGCCCATAGCGCAATATTCAGATACCATCAGCGTTATATAGCCGTGCACTAAACACTCTAAAACCATATTCGTACGACCGGCAATCTCCTCAACTTGACCAAAGGTCAGCTCCGGTGATAATGTCAGACTGGAAATATTTTGTTTGGCAAAAAAGTCAACGGATACACTATTATATATATTAAGTGGATAATCTCCATGCAGCGGTAGATCAATTTGCTCCTGAGCCAATGACAAGGTGCCCAGATTAGCAACACTGACTCCATCCGGCTGCAGCCGGTTGAATAACTCTAGTTCTTCTTTCAGTTCAGGCATCTGCCATTCTTTTACAATCCGGGGTGTGTTAAATATAACTTTTTTCCCTTGCTCATGTGTTTCAGTCACTGCCTGCTCATACTCAGCGGCAGTAATTCGTCGATGTAAAAACGATTCTCCGCCAAACAACAGGATATCCGCCCCATTTTCCAATGCCGCCTGCAGCTTTGGTATCGTATCAACATTAACAGCAAGCTCTGTCACTGCTGAATTCTTCTTATTGTTTATCGGTCTTGGTAAGATATCCCTTTCCCTGACAACAGTATCCGCCGGTAACGGCCGGAAAAATTTCTTTAACCGGGACTGTTCCAATGCTTCCACCGCCCGGCGCCTGGCATCGTTGATTTCACTAACGGGCACCATTACATTGCCGGAAATCCGGCAATCAAGCTGCTCCATCACGAAAGCGGTATTGCCAAGCCGCTCCACTTGCTTGGCAATCGTCGTTTGAGTTAACGGTCGATTCCTTGCTTTTTCGGCAATAAATGCGGTAGCTGCTTCACCTTTATTCCCGTCAATATCACGTAAGGTAATGCGTAACGGCTCTCCCTCCTCAACTTGTACAGTAATGGTTACCGGGATCCGGTGAATTGAGGTGGAATCGGCAAAAAAGTTTCTCGCCCGTTCCATCAGTTTGGCATCAAAGACCTTAAACACCCGGTCGTTATCCCGAACTCCTATCGGTGCGGGAATGCTCACTTCTGTACCTGCGGGAGCATGCGCTGCCAGCTTGCCATTCACATACATATCATGAATGGTGACACTGACTCTCCCGCCAACTTTCACCCAAAATTCAATAATATCCTCCATATTAAGCGGCTCATCTAGTTTAATCGTTGCCAGCTTTTCCGCCTGCCGATATGTCACCACTCGCCCAATGCGAACGCCGCGGTTATTCGGCCGGCGATCACTCATCATATAACGTCCCTGTTTTTTCTGCAGATACGCCGTAGTAAAATCCCGGTTAAAAATTTGGGCCAAATCCTTATTGTCTTGCTCATCCACTGCATAGCCCTTTTGATTTGCCAAAAAAGAATCAATGGCCCGCCGGTAAATATCCACAACCACAGCCACATATTCCGGCCGTTTCATCCGCCCTTCGATTTTAAATGACGTTACGCCGGCGTTAATCAATTCCGGCAATAAGTCAAGGGTATTTAAATCTCTGGGACTAAGCAAATATTCCCCGCAATCCGCTTGCGACAAAACATTGCTGCCGGTATGATCAACCAGCGTATACGGCAGCCGGCAAGGCTGAGCGCAGCGCCCGCGATTCCCGCTGCGTCCGCCGATCATACTGCTCATCAAGCACTGACCGGAATAGCTAATGCATAAAGCGCCATGAATAAAAGTTTCGATCTCAATATTCGTATGCTGGCAGATATATTCAATGTCCGCTAAAGAAAGTTCCCGGGACAATACCACCCGTTCAAATCCTATTGCCGCTAAAAGCTGTACTCCGGCCAAATTGTGCACCGTCATTTGCGTACTGCCATGAAGAATCATCTGAGGCACAATTTGACGGGCAATTTCTGCTACGCCCACGTCTTGGACAATAATGGCATCCACACCAATTTCAGATAAGTAGCGCAAATAAGTAATTAGCGCCGGAACTTCACTATTATCTACCAGTATATTTACCGTTACATGAACCAATACTCCATGCAGATGGGCAAAGCGTACCCCGGCGGCTAATTCTTCATCATCAAAATTCGGCGCAAAGGCACGCGCACCAAAGGCCTTTCCGGCAAGATAGACTGCATCTGCGCCGCTTTCTACCGCTGCAATTAAAGCTTCCCGACTGCCAACCGGCGCCAATAATTCAATCACTTGATTTCATCCCTTCTTTGTCTTTATACTCCTATTGCCGGAGCTAATTACTGCGGAAATCATCAGGTCAACGAAAAGAAGAAGGGACCGTCCCTTCCTCTGCTGTAATTCTTTCATAGTTTGTGTTGTGTTTTAACATAATTGGGCTGAACTTGTTTTTCCTGCTGCCTGATAAATTGAATTAGCTGGTGGACATCTGAAATCAGCTGATCAATTTTTGCCCATTGCTCACCGGCGGGACTGAGAGGGTTCTCCCGCATCGTTTTAAAATAACTTTCAAAATCCTGTTTGGTCAATGGCTCTTTCTCGATTTTCTTAATTACTGAAAAGACACCGCAGCTTTCCAAACGGGCCAGTTTGATATCTTTAAGATTAGTCATATCCATTCCCTGCCGATGGAGTTCCTGCCGCAGATCATCATAGTTAAATTGTGTTTTTACAAAATTTTCACGAATAATTTGACCATCCTGGATTAACGTTATTGGCGTTCCTTCAAACCATTTACGCAACGTTGTACTTTTCAAAGATAAATAAGCTAACAGCTGCTGTAATATGAACAAGGCTGCCAACCCTTCAACTCCATCAAGCATTGTCTGGTTTTTATCCATCGAAGCAGTAACAATAATATCGCCTATCCCCACCATGATAACAAAATCAAAAGGAGAAAACTGGCCTACTGTACGATTTCCCATTAACCGGACAACGATCAAAGCCACAGCAAAAAGCGCCAATATATGTAATAAAACCTGCCCAAGATCACCAATCGCCAACACATAACCACCCCTTTTGGTGGTATTATTGTCCATCATCAGGAGTGTTATACCCGTTACTTTTCTTCCTTCACCATTTGAATCAGCTGCTGGTAATCCTGCTCAAGCCGCAAAAAATCATCCGCAAGATTCAATGCCGCCAACACGGCGACCTTTGATGGCGACAGCCGCGAATCAGTTTTGGCTACCTGCTTCATTCGTTCATCTACCAGCGCAGCGATTCTTTTTACTCGCTCTGCTTCCAGATCGCCCTTTAAGGCATAGGATTCACCAAATATTTCAACCGTAATTTTACATATTTTTTCATCCATAATTTCACCTAATAGACATTATTCTCTTTAGTTTACATTCGCCTCACTCGCTGCAATTCCTGCATAATAAAAGAAAAAGCAGCTTATGTTTGCTTACATAAACTGCTTTTAACGATTATCGCTTAGCGCTGTTTCGCTTTAAATGTTTTCTCCAGACAAGCAACAATATTACCATAATGTTCATCGACTTCAACATCGGTTAAGGTTCTATCCGGCGAGCGAAAAGTAAGCGAGAATGCCATACTCCGGAATCCTGCCGGAACCTGTTCCCCGGTATAAACATCAAACAGCCGGACTTCACTCAGCAGTTCTCCCGCACTATCGGTAATGGCCTGAGAAACCCGCTCCCCTTCGACCTCCCGCGGTAAAATAATTGCTAAATCCCGGCCAATCGCCGGAAATTTTGGCAATGGCTGATAGCTTATTTGGGGCTCAGCTTGCCGAATTAAATCTTGAATCCTCAATTCAAATATATAGACCGGATGGCTCATATTAAAAGCCTGCAGCACTTGGGGATGCACTTCTCCCACTGTAGCTATAATCTGATCTTCCTTTCTAAAAGCGGCCGTCTTCCCCGGATGCAGCGACGGATGCGCTGCGGCTGCTACAGTATAATCTGTCACTCCCAATCGTTCCAGCAATACCTCGACCGCCCCTTTGGCATCATAAAAATCAACTGATTCTGTAGACTGATTCCAAGATATTTCATTTTTCTTACCGGTTAATGCGCCACATAACATCAATGGTTCCTCCGGCCAATCTTCCAGCGGCAGAGCCTGGGGCAAATAAACAGCGCCTAATTCGAAAATTTTCATACTGTCATTCTTGCGGGAGAAATTTCGAACAATCGTTTCCATAATTCCACCCAATAGCGTCGTCCTCAACAAGGGAAAATCATCCGTAATGGGATTAAGAATCGGTATAGCAGTCCGCCGATCGTCTGTCTGGGGAATGTTCAATTTATCCAACGTATCAAGATGGGTGAAACTAAAAGAAACAACTTCACTAAATCCGATTGCTGTCAATACGTCTTTTATTTTATCGACAATGGACTGAGTAGCACTCTGTCTTCCCTGGAGCATGTCACCGTTCGGTACATGAGAAGGAATTTTATCATAGCCGTAGATACGTGAAACTTCTTCTGCAATATCGGCAGGACCGCTAACATCGCCTCGCCAAGTGGGTATGGTAACGGTAACCTCCTTACCCTTTGCTGCCACTTCAAATTCTAAACTTTTCAATATTTGAAGCATGGTTGCAGCTGGAATATCGGCACCTAAATAAGTGTTGATCTGCTCGGGAGCAAAATGAATCTGTGTCGGAAGACACAGATCAGGATAATTGTCAATAATCCCCGGACACACCTTGCCGGCCCCCATATCCTCCAGCAGCTTGGCAGCCCGGTCAAGCGCCCGCACCGTATTCGCTGTATCGACTCCCCGTTCAAACCGGCCGGATGCTTCTGAGCGCAGTCCTAAGGCACGGGATGTCCGCCGGATACTGGCGCCATTAAAAGCTGCCGCTTCCAATAAAACCGTTTGGGTATTTGCCGTAACCTCCGTGGCTAACCCCCCCATAACGCCGGCGATTCCAACTGCCTGCACCGCATCGGCAATAACCAGCATCTCGGCGGTAAGTTCCCGTTTTACACCATCAAGGGTGGTAAGCCGCTCGCCTGGCAGTGCTTTACGTACAGTAATACTATGCCGTGATAATAAGTTGTAATCATAGGCATGCATGGGAAAACCTAATTCCAGCATTACAAAATTGGTTACATCCACAACATTATTGATTGACCGTATGCCTGCCGATTGTAGGCGATGTTTAAGCCACTCCGGCGATGGCCCTACTTTAACCTCTGTCAAAATTCGGCCTGTAAAGCGGGAACACAAATCAGGAGCATCAATCGTCACATCAACCAGATCATTTGTTTTTTTCTCACCGGTCTCCCGCAAATTCAACATCGGTTTTTTCACACTGCCGCCCGTTAAGACTGCAATTTCCCTGGCCAAGCCAACCATACTGAAACAATCGGCGCGATTAGCGGTAAGCTCAAATTCCAGCACTACATCATCCAAACCCAATATGGTCCTAATATCTGCGCCCAGCGGCGTATCGGCAGGTAAAATATAGATCCCTTCCTTATCCCTGGACGATAAAGTTTTGGCATCCAAATCTAATTCTGCCGCCGAACACATCATCCCGTAAGATAAGATTCCCCGAAGCTTACTGGCCTTTATTTTCATGCCATTCGGCAATTTAGCCCCTACTAAAGCAACGGGGATAATATCCCCGAGCGATA
It includes:
- the pheT gene encoding phenylalanine--tRNA ligase subunit beta, giving the protein MQAPIKWLKDYVDFNETPEVLADKLTMAGIPVETIAYLGQNIENVVTGRITDIQSHPNADKLSVCQVDAGKEKLTIVTGAGNISLGDIIPVALVGAKLPNGMKIKASKLRGILSYGMMCSAAELDLDAKTLSSRDKEGIYILPADTPLGADIRTILGLDDVVLEFELTANRADCFSMVGLAREIAVLTGGSVKKPMLNLRETGEKKTNDLVDVTIDAPDLCSRFTGRILTEVKVGPSPEWLKHRLQSAGIRSINNVVDVTNFVMLELGFPMHAYDYNLLSRHSITVRKALPGERLTTLDGVKRELTAEMLVIADAVQAVGIAGVMGGLATEVTANTQTVLLEAAAFNGASIRRTSRALGLRSEASGRFERGVDTANTVRALDRAAKLLEDMGAGKVCPGIIDNYPDLCLPTQIHFAPEQINTYLGADIPAATMLQILKSLEFEVAAKGKEVTVTIPTWRGDVSGPADIAEEVSRIYGYDKIPSHVPNGDMLQGRQSATQSIVDKIKDVLTAIGFSEVVSFSFTHLDTLDKLNIPQTDDRRTAIPILNPITDDFPLLRTTLLGGIMETIVRNFSRKNDSMKIFELGAVYLPQALPLEDWPEEPLMLCGALTGKKNEISWNQSTESVDFYDAKGAVEVLLERLGVTDYTVAAAAHPSLHPGKTAAFRKEDQIIATVGEVHPQVLQAFNMSHPVYIFELRIQDLIRQAEPQISYQPLPKFPAIGRDLAIILPREVEGERVSQAITDSAGELLSEVRLFDVYTGEQVPAGFRSMAFSLTFRSPDRTLTDVEVDEHYGNIVACLEKTFKAKQR
- the zapA gene encoding cell division protein ZapA, translated to MDEKICKITVEIFGESYALKGDLEAERVKRIAALVDERMKQVAKTDSRLSPSKVAVLAALNLADDFLRLEQDYQQLIQMVKEEK
- a CDS encoding DUF3656 domain-containing protein is translated as MIELLAPVGSREALIAAVESGADAVYLAGKAFGARAFAPNFDDEELAAGVRFAHLHGVLVHVTVNILVDNSEVPALITYLRYLSEIGVDAIIVQDVGVAEIARQIVPQMILHGSTQMTVHNLAGVQLLAAIGFERVVLSRELSLADIEYICQHTNIEIETFIHGALCISYSGQCLMSSMIGGRSGNRGRCAQPCRLPYTLVDHTGSNVLSQADCGEYLLSPRDLNTLDLLPELINAGVTSFKIEGRMKRPEYVAVVVDIYRRAIDSFLANQKGYAVDEQDNKDLAQIFNRDFTTAYLQKKQGRYMMSDRRPNNRGVRIGRVVTYRQAEKLATIKLDEPLNMEDIIEFWVKVGGRVSVTIHDMYVNGKLAAHAPAGTEVSIPAPIGVRDNDRVFKVFDAKLMERARNFFADSTSIHRIPVTITVQVEEGEPLRITLRDIDGNKGEAATAFIAEKARNRPLTQTTIAKQVERLGNTAFVMEQLDCRISGNVMVPVSEINDARRRAVEALEQSRLKKFFRPLPADTVVRERDILPRPINNKKNSAVTELAVNVDTIPKLQAALENGADILLFGGESFLHRRITAAEYEQAVTETHEQGKKVIFNTPRIVKEWQMPELKEELELFNRLQPDGVSVANLGTLSLAQEQIDLPLHGDYPLNIYNSVSVDFFAKQNISSLTLSPELTFGQVEEIAGRTNMVLECLVHGYITLMVSEYCAMGSYLGQLHTGRCSQPCGKRDFWLKDRKDELFPVAADQYCRMHILNAKELSMLPHVVKFSQLGIQRIRIEGKKSDTAHLAKITQLYRELLDQGNKHPLLVEDKLRMLEHENITRGHYFRGII
- a CDS encoding YetF domain-containing protein, coding for MMDNNTTKRGGYVLAIGDLGQVLLHILALFAVALIVVRLMGNRTVGQFSPFDFVIMVGIGDIIVTASMDKNQTMLDGVEGLAALFILQQLLAYLSLKSTTLRKWFEGTPITLIQDGQIIRENFVKTQFNYDDLRQELHRQGMDMTNLKDIKLARLESCGVFSVIKKIEKEPLTKQDFESYFKTMRENPLSPAGEQWAKIDQLISDVHQLIQFIRQQEKQVQPNYVKTQHKL